The Pirellulimonas nuda genome includes a region encoding these proteins:
- a CDS encoding protein-L-isoaspartate O-methyltransferase family protein, with protein MRLKPIEFEPPLRPLPSRVRTLLDDADERIEALVQLRRDTPLPAFVPCDFVMAWHALSVLPELSLAPGNRFLEWGSGAGVVTCLASIVGFDAIGIEIEEDLVELAESLSDDHGLETEFVCGTFVPDEDDDLLADHREVNWLREGGQNAYEWLDLEPDDFDIVFAYPWPGEEAAIVNLFARRASVGALLLTYHGQDGMRLVRKVK; from the coding sequence ATGCGTCTAAAGCCCATCGAGTTTGAACCCCCGCTGCGTCCGCTCCCCAGCCGCGTCCGCACGCTGCTGGACGACGCAGACGAGCGTATCGAGGCGCTCGTGCAGCTCAGGCGGGACACGCCGTTGCCGGCGTTCGTGCCGTGCGACTTCGTGATGGCCTGGCACGCCCTGAGCGTGCTTCCGGAGTTAAGCCTGGCGCCCGGAAACCGGTTCCTGGAATGGGGCAGCGGCGCCGGCGTGGTGACCTGCCTGGCGAGCATCGTGGGTTTCGACGCGATCGGCATCGAGATCGAAGAAGACCTGGTGGAGCTCGCCGAGTCGTTGTCAGACGATCACGGGCTCGAGACCGAGTTTGTCTGCGGAACGTTTGTCCCCGACGAAGACGACGACCTGCTAGCGGATCACCGCGAGGTGAACTGGCTGCGCGAGGGGGGGCAGAACGCCTACGAGTGGCTCGACCTCGAGCCTGACGACTTCGACATCGTGTTCGCCTACCCCTGGCCGGGCGAGGAGGCCGCCATCGTCAACCTGTTCGCCCGTAGGGCGTCGGTCGGCGCGTTGCTGCTGACCTACCACGGGCAGGACGGGATGCGGCTGGTGCGCAAGGTGAAGTAG
- a CDS encoding UbiD family decarboxylase has protein sequence MPYRSLRHCTDDLAKHGRLVRIDAEVDANLEVAAIHRRVFAAGGPALLFSRVRGCRFPMASNLFGTLERSRFMFRDAYERVSRLIELKIDPTQALKSPLRYASAPLAALSMLPRYVGDGPITAGTCRVSELPQQVSWPRDGGAFVTLPQVYTEDPRAAGLGKSNLGMYRIQLSGGDYAQDEEIGLHYQLHRSIGVHQAAAMRAGKPFPVNVFVGGPPAMMLAAVMPLPEGMSELGFAGALGGRRVRMVRRAGGLPMHADADFAICGTVVDGLMKPEGPFGDHLGYYSLRHPFPVLRVERVYCRKDAIWPFTVVGRPPQEDTAFGQLIHDLTGPIIPSVLPGIHGVHAVDAAGVHPLLLAIGSERYMPFMAEARPQELLTQASAILGQGQLSLAKFLLIAAHNDDPQLDIHDLRAFFAHVLSRADWTRDLHFQTQTTIDTLDYSGDALNAGSKLVIAAAGPPRFELASDVPHDLRLPDGFSDPHLVMPGVLAIRGPGLPKPSFDYDAVHRGALSGQAMQAAALGQATSEASRTMERFCARVPLEHPLNRFRLLLIVDDPAMTAASLENFAWVAFTRANPAADVYGVGAFTHQKHWGCRGVLVLDARIKPHHAPVLEEDPAVTRRIEALAVAGGPLAGLW, from the coding sequence ATGCCCTACCGCTCCCTCCGCCATTGCACCGACGACCTCGCCAAGCACGGCAGGCTCGTGCGCATCGACGCGGAGGTCGACGCCAACCTTGAAGTCGCCGCGATCCACCGCCGGGTGTTCGCCGCGGGGGGGCCCGCGCTGCTGTTCTCGCGCGTGCGGGGCTGCCGCTTCCCGATGGCGAGCAACCTGTTCGGCACGCTCGAGCGGTCGCGGTTCATGTTCCGCGACGCGTACGAGCGGGTGAGCCGGTTGATCGAGCTGAAGATCGACCCAACGCAGGCGCTCAAGAGCCCGCTGCGTTACGCCTCGGCCCCGCTCGCTGCGCTCTCGATGCTGCCAAGGTATGTGGGCGACGGCCCCATTACCGCCGGCACGTGCCGGGTGTCGGAGCTTCCTCAGCAGGTGAGCTGGCCGCGCGACGGGGGCGCGTTCGTCACGCTGCCTCAGGTCTACACCGAAGACCCCCGCGCGGCGGGGCTCGGCAAGTCGAACCTCGGGATGTACCGCATCCAGCTCTCCGGCGGCGACTACGCGCAAGACGAAGAAATCGGCCTGCACTACCAGTTGCACCGCTCGATCGGCGTGCACCAGGCCGCCGCGATGCGGGCCGGCAAGCCGTTTCCGGTGAACGTGTTCGTCGGCGGGCCGCCGGCGATGATGCTGGCGGCCGTGATGCCGCTCCCCGAGGGGATGAGCGAGCTTGGCTTCGCCGGCGCGTTGGGGGGGCGGCGGGTCCGCATGGTCCGCCGCGCCGGGGGGCTGCCGATGCACGCCGACGCAGACTTCGCGATCTGCGGCACGGTGGTCGACGGGCTGATGAAGCCCGAGGGGCCGTTCGGCGACCACCTGGGCTACTACAGCCTCCGGCACCCGTTCCCCGTGCTGCGGGTCGAGCGGGTCTACTGCCGCAAGGACGCCATCTGGCCCTTCACCGTGGTGGGGCGACCGCCGCAGGAAGACACCGCCTTTGGCCAGTTGATCCACGACCTCACCGGGCCGATCATCCCCAGCGTGCTGCCCGGCATCCACGGCGTCCACGCGGTGGACGCCGCCGGCGTCCACCCGCTGCTGCTGGCTATCGGCAGCGAGCGTTACATGCCGTTCATGGCCGAGGCGCGGCCGCAAGAGCTGCTCACGCAGGCGAGCGCCATCCTCGGCCAGGGGCAGCTTTCGCTCGCCAAGTTCTTGCTGATCGCCGCCCACAACGACGACCCCCAGCTCGACATCCACGACCTGCGGGCGTTCTTTGCGCACGTGCTGAGCCGGGCCGACTGGACCCGCGACCTGCACTTCCAGACCCAGACCACCATCGACACGCTCGACTACTCGGGCGACGCCCTGAACGCCGGCTCGAAGCTGGTGATCGCCGCGGCCGGCCCGCCGAGGTTCGAACTGGCGAGCGACGTGCCGCACGACCTCAGGCTGCCCGACGGGTTCTCAGACCCGCACCTGGTGATGCCGGGCGTGCTCGCGATCCGCGGCCCGGGGCTCCCCAAGCCCTCCTTCGACTACGACGCCGTTCACCGCGGCGCGCTCAGCGGCCAAGCGATGCAGGCCGCGGCGCTCGGCCAGGCGACCTCCGAGGCCAGCCGCACCATGGAGCGGTTCTGTGCGCGGGTCCCGCTCGAGCACCCGCTGAACCGCTTCCGCTTGCTGCTGATTGTCGACGACCCCGCCATGACGGCCGCCTCGCTTGAGAACTTTGCGTGGGTCGCCTTCACCCGCGCCAACCCCGCCGCGGACGTGTACGGCGTCGGCGCCTTCACCCATCAGAAGCACTGGGGCTGCCGCGGCGTGCTGGTGCTCGACGCCCGCATCAAGCCCCACCACGCGCCGGTGCTGGAGGAAGACCCGGCGGTAACGCGGCGGATCGAGGCCCTGGCGGTCGCCGGTGGTCCTTTGGCGGGGTTGTGGTGA
- a CDS encoding prepilin peptidase: protein MPDAQWWVIVIWIALVGGCIGSFFNVVLYRLPRGESVVWPGSHCPKCNHAIRARHNLPVLGWLMLRGKCYDCKAPISVRYPLIEAAFAAVAVAIALATPWL, encoded by the coding sequence ATGCCCGACGCCCAATGGTGGGTCATCGTCATCTGGATCGCGCTGGTCGGCGGCTGCATCGGCAGCTTCTTCAACGTGGTGCTCTACCGGCTGCCGCGTGGCGAGAGCGTCGTCTGGCCCGGCAGCCACTGCCCCAAGTGCAACCACGCCATCCGCGCACGGCACAACCTGCCGGTGCTAGGCTGGTTGATGCTCCGCGGCAAGTGCTACGACTGCAAAGCGCCGATCTCCGTGCGCTACCCGCTGATCGAGGCCGCGTTTGCTGCGGTGGCGGTGGCGATCGCCCTGGCGACCCCTTGGTTGTGA
- a CDS encoding MBL fold metallo-hydrolase RNA specificity domain-containing protein — MPKLTFHGAAQTVTGSKYLLEAGDTKVLVDCGLFQGLKELRERNWAPTPFDVKSLDAVMLTHAHLDHVGYLPKVVREGFNHKVFCTEATAELGEIILRDSAKIQEQDAEYANKKGYSKHKPALPLYTGRDVDKTVKLFRHVRRETWTQIAGPIWARLHDAGHLLGSNMIEVEVREDGKTTRILFSGDVGRYDGPLYHDPEPPHPCDYLVCESTYGNRDHPESDLKQALADVVQRSLKRGGVMLMASFAVGRAQQLIYLLQVLKCEGRIPDLPIYLDSPMAADATEIYRSHAIDHDLSEGEMCGDRPVLGGPAVHLCRSPDESKALNRITGGAVIIASSGMMTGGRIIHHLKRRLSDPTTTIVIGGYQAIGTRGRALDEGAPFLRMHGQEIPVKAAIEKVPGLSGHADRTGLLRWLKDLPEPKHTFLTHGEPDSAEALAETLRGERGWEVSVPAMGESVELG, encoded by the coding sequence ATGCCCAAGCTCACCTTCCACGGCGCCGCTCAAACCGTCACCGGCTCGAAGTACCTGCTCGAGGCGGGCGACACCAAGGTGCTGGTCGACTGCGGGTTGTTCCAGGGCCTCAAAGAGCTGCGGGAGCGCAACTGGGCGCCGACGCCGTTCGACGTGAAGTCGCTCGACGCGGTAATGCTCACCCACGCCCACCTCGACCACGTCGGCTACCTGCCCAAGGTGGTGCGAGAGGGGTTCAACCACAAGGTGTTCTGCACCGAGGCGACCGCCGAGCTGGGCGAGATCATCCTCCGCGACTCCGCCAAGATCCAAGAGCAAGACGCCGAGTACGCCAACAAGAAGGGTTACTCGAAGCACAAGCCGGCGCTGCCCCTCTACACGGGGCGCGACGTCGACAAGACCGTCAAGCTCTTCCGCCACGTCCGCCGCGAGACGTGGACCCAGATCGCCGGTCCGATCTGGGCCCGCCTGCACGACGCCGGCCACCTGCTGGGCTCGAACATGATCGAGGTCGAGGTGCGAGAAGACGGCAAGACCACTCGCATCCTCTTCTCCGGCGACGTCGGCCGCTACGACGGGCCGTTGTACCACGACCCAGAGCCCCCCCACCCCTGCGACTACTTGGTGTGCGAAAGCACCTACGGCAACCGCGACCACCCGGAGAGCGACTTGAAGCAGGCGCTGGCCGACGTGGTGCAGCGTTCCCTCAAGCGTGGCGGCGTGATGCTGATGGCGTCGTTCGCGGTGGGCCGGGCGCAGCAGCTCATCTACCTGCTGCAGGTGCTCAAGTGCGAGGGAAGAATCCCCGACCTCCCCATCTACCTCGACAGCCCCATGGCGGCCGACGCGACCGAGATCTACCGCAGCCACGCGATCGACCACGACCTCAGCGAGGGCGAGATGTGCGGCGACCGCCCCGTGCTCGGCGGCCCCGCGGTGCACCTGTGCCGCAGCCCCGACGAGTCGAAGGCGCTCAACCGGATCACCGGCGGCGCGGTGATCATCGCCTCGAGCGGCATGATGACCGGAGGGCGGATCATCCACCACCTCAAACGCCGCCTCTCGGACCCCACGACCACCATCGTCATCGGCGGCTACCAAGCGATCGGCACCCGCGGCCGAGCGCTCGACGAGGGCGCCCCCTTCCTCCGCATGCACGGCCAGGAGATCCCGGTCAAGGCCGCCATCGAAAAAGTCCCCGGCCTCAGCGGCCACGCCGACCGCACCGGCCTGCTGCGGTGGCTCAAAGACTTGCCGGAGCCGAAGCACACGTTCTTGACGCATGGCGAGCCCGATAGCGCCGAGGCGCTCGCCGAGACGTTGCGCGGAGAACGCGGCTGGGAAGTGAGTGTGCCGGCGATGGGGGAGAGCGTGGAGCTGGGGTAG
- a CDS encoding LOG family protein: protein MSSPNEFTLDAHHEHLPPAVEANRQAILSAPSYVLAEKDAMFLKRTDMRPVRMQLELQKTEMLMQQEQVASTVVVFGGTQIVTRGAAQAKLELAQRQLEGDPENERLKRGVFRAERVLAKSHFYDHALEFGKLVSQRCQLDGKCEFVVTTGGGPGVMEAANRGAFEVGAKNIGLNIELPHEQEPNPYITPELCFQFHYFAMRKFHFILRAAALVVFPGGFGTLDELFNTLCLRQTGRMQAIPIILYGREYWDSILDLPKLADEGVIADEHLELVSYAETPEQAWGIISAFHGLES, encoded by the coding sequence ATGTCATCCCCCAACGAGTTCACCCTCGACGCCCACCACGAGCACCTTCCCCCCGCGGTCGAGGCGAACCGGCAAGCGATCCTGAGCGCCCCCAGCTACGTGTTGGCGGAGAAGGACGCGATGTTCCTTAAGCGCACCGACATGCGCCCGGTGCGGATGCAGCTTGAGCTGCAGAAGACCGAGATGCTGATGCAGCAAGAACAGGTCGCTTCAACGGTGGTGGTGTTCGGCGGGACCCAGATCGTGACCCGCGGGGCCGCCCAGGCGAAACTCGAGCTTGCCCAGCGGCAACTCGAGGGCGACCCGGAAAACGAGCGCCTCAAACGCGGTGTGTTCCGCGCAGAACGGGTGCTAGCCAAGAGCCATTTCTACGACCACGCCCTCGAGTTCGGCAAGCTGGTGTCGCAGCGGTGCCAGCTCGACGGGAAGTGCGAGTTTGTCGTCACAACCGGCGGCGGCCCCGGCGTGATGGAGGCGGCCAACCGCGGCGCGTTCGAGGTGGGCGCCAAGAACATCGGCCTGAACATCGAGCTGCCCCACGAGCAAGAACCCAACCCCTACATCACGCCGGAGCTCTGCTTCCAGTTCCACTACTTCGCGATGCGCAAGTTCCACTTCATCCTGCGGGCCGCGGCGCTGGTGGTGTTCCCCGGTGGCTTCGGCACGCTCGACGAGCTGTTCAACACGCTCTGCTTGCGCCAGACGGGCCGGATGCAGGCGATCCCGATCATCCTGTACGGGCGCGAGTACTGGGACAGCATCCTCGACCTCCCCAAGCTTGCCGACGAAGGGGTGATCGCGGACGAGCACCTAGAACTGGTGAGCTACGCCGAAACCCCCGAGCAGGCATGGGGCATCATCTCGGCGTTTCATGGCCTAGAGAGTTAG
- a CDS encoding DUF1559 domain-containing protein — MPHTKTPPIKAFTLVELLVVIAIIGILVALLLPAVQAAREAARRSSCQNQLRQLTLAVHNYDMAHEHFPAGSTNPTGPIQNLPSGDHKGWIARVLPYFGEQVRHEKMDWKVGAYHKANNAVRQSIVSMLMCPSYPGDEGPYSTYAGVHHHRETPIDVNNTGVLYLNSRVRFEDLMDGAGYTLLLGEKTPYTATTLGWITGTPASLRNLGPAINFDIDAGRQAYRDLINGETPWTEYAMTSADEFGTDFSFDPMQDADEADPSDGFLENSETDASETDASGEDVSGDDAAANGLDNQTEEETENDAAAPAGDQPARGKPERQLDPWITLGGDTANPLRVGGFSSRHPGGAQFSFADGHIEYLSADTDPKVLRQLANRGDGEMIENGAW; from the coding sequence ATGCCCCACACCAAGACGCCGCCAATCAAAGCATTCACCCTGGTCGAGCTGTTGGTAGTCATCGCCATCATCGGCATCTTAGTGGCGCTGCTGCTGCCCGCGGTGCAGGCGGCCCGTGAGGCGGCGCGGCGCTCGAGCTGCCAGAACCAGCTCCGCCAGCTCACCCTGGCGGTTCACAACTACGACATGGCTCACGAGCACTTCCCCGCGGGTTCCACCAACCCGACGGGTCCCATTCAGAACCTCCCCAGCGGCGACCACAAGGGCTGGATCGCCCGGGTGCTCCCCTACTTTGGCGAGCAGGTCCGCCACGAGAAGATGGACTGGAAGGTGGGCGCCTACCACAAGGCAAACAACGCCGTGCGGCAGTCGATTGTTTCGATGCTGATGTGCCCGTCGTACCCGGGCGACGAGGGGCCCTACTCAACCTACGCCGGCGTGCACCACCACCGGGAGACGCCGATCGACGTCAACAACACCGGCGTCCTCTACCTCAACAGCCGAGTGAGGTTCGAAGACCTGATGGACGGCGCCGGCTACACGCTGCTGCTGGGCGAGAAGACGCCGTATACCGCCACCACGCTCGGCTGGATCACCGGCACGCCGGCGAGCCTGCGGAACCTGGGGCCGGCGATCAACTTCGATATCGACGCCGGGCGGCAGGCCTACCGCGACTTGATCAATGGCGAGACCCCGTGGACCGAGTACGCGATGACGTCGGCCGATGAATTCGGTACCGACTTCTCGTTCGATCCGATGCAGGACGCCGACGAGGCCGACCCGTCCGACGGGTTCCTAGAGAACAGCGAAACAGACGCCAGCGAAACAGACGCCAGCGGAGAAGACGTCAGCGGAGACGACGCCGCCGCGAACGGTTTGGACAACCAGACCGAGGAGGAAACCGAGAACGACGCCGCGGCGCCCGCGGGCGACCAACCGGCCCGCGGCAAGCCCGAGCGGCAGCTCGACCCGTGGATCACGCTGGGGGGCGACACGGCCAATCCGCTGCGTGTGGGGGGCTTTAGCAGCCGGCACCCCGGGGGCGCCCAGTTCTCCTTCGCGGATGGTCACATCGAGTACTTGTCTGCCGACACCGACCCCAAGGTCCTCCGCCAGCTCGCCAACCGGGGCGATGGCGAGATGATCGAGAACGGGGCCTGGTAG
- a CDS encoding pilus assembly FimT family protein, with translation MTRRRGLSLIELIATIAASAVLMGTATALVASLGQVDHRLRHEAASADELGRLARSIRLDLHASRAARWDEASQTLTLDGRLEYVFLPTVCRRLEAGGPAGAFRIAELSASADADPAEAGALFRIRLTRREAHKRRQEVEVVGLVGRDAPPSNPGSDP, from the coding sequence ATGACTCGTCGCCGCGGGCTCTCGCTGATCGAGCTGATTGCGACCATCGCCGCGAGCGCGGTGCTGATGGGGACCGCGACGGCGCTCGTCGCCTCGCTGGGGCAGGTCGACCATCGGCTGCGGCACGAGGCGGCGTCCGCGGACGAGCTCGGCAGGCTAGCACGCTCGATCCGGCTCGATCTGCACGCGTCCCGGGCCGCCCGCTGGGACGAGGCGTCGCAGACGCTGACGCTCGACGGCCGGTTGGAGTACGTCTTCTTGCCCACGGTCTGCCGGCGGCTCGAGGCGGGCGGTCCGGCGGGCGCGTTCCGTATCGCTGAGTTGAGCGCCTCGGCAGACGCCGATCCCGCTGAAGCCGGCGCCCTGTTCCGGATCCGGCTAACGCGGCGCGAAGCCCACAAGCGACGCCAAGAAGTCGAGGTCGTCGGCCTGGTCGGCCGCGACGCGCCCCCCTCCAACCCAGGGAGCGACCCATGA
- a CDS encoding type IV pilus modification PilV family protein, whose amino-acid sequence MKRVASKQPAARRSGVTLVELAASGVMLAVLLVLATRLVLAVDRQARLAERRTQASAVLQNLMEEATTRWQAASPEAVARLAAESSAPASLPDGALSAAVDEQDDPLPSRRVTLTLRWRDFPGAEPTQAALSGWVFRGEEAP is encoded by the coding sequence ATGAAACGGGTTGCGTCCAAACAGCCGGCCGCCCGGCGATCGGGGGTCACGCTGGTCGAGCTCGCGGCCAGCGGCGTGATGCTCGCCGTGCTGTTGGTGCTGGCCACTCGGCTGGTGCTTGCCGTCGATCGGCAGGCTCGGCTGGCCGAGCGCCGCACCCAGGCCAGCGCCGTGCTGCAGAACCTGATGGAGGAAGCGACCACGCGATGGCAGGCCGCCTCACCCGAAGCGGTCGCGCGGCTGGCCGCGGAATCGAGCGCCCCGGCGTCGCTGCCAGACGGGGCGCTGAGCGCTGCCGTCGACGAGCAGGACGACCCGTTGCCGAGCCGCCGTGTGACGCTGACCCTCCGCTGGCGCGACTTCCCCGGCGCCGAGCCGACCCAAGCGGCGCTGTCGGGTTGGGTGTTCCGCGGGGAGGAGGCGCCATGA
- a CDS encoding type II secretion system F family protein, giving the protein MLELAALPLTMFAIGLSTRASLRLMYGARGPAPGDDLYRLASSAGSTLATIGVLAGTAMLLFGAAPALVILAVNATELVVARRELARASAWGVVIQAVRRGTPLERAASAQADRFGGIVGRAFRRFAGDLRAGADPADAIARRRRAFPRVAQGYAALAKQGGPLAVVADESVHDTSLASGTRHVAALMHAAALGLIMLGVLTFVLLKIVPEFSKIFDEFEIELPQITRSLVGLGDFVIATPIGTVIGAAMLLAVPVILIICLCYALDLHVLSPLSDRWFYAQRRGQALRLLAVAVEHRLPLDVALQRLSSDPPCLASAVVRRRLARAAALVRSGDPWTSALFHAGLISDSEAPLLDATQRAGNLPWGLRMIAQRRETASSFRSDLIQQIGLPLVIIAIGMFMAFYACALFVPLVKLIEGLT; this is encoded by the coding sequence ATGCTCGAACTAGCCGCCTTGCCGCTGACAATGTTCGCCATTGGGCTTTCGACGCGTGCGTCGCTGCGCTTGATGTACGGCGCGCGGGGGCCGGCGCCCGGCGACGATTTGTACCGTTTGGCCAGCTCGGCCGGGAGCACGTTGGCGACCATCGGCGTGCTGGCGGGGACGGCGATGCTGCTGTTTGGCGCGGCGCCGGCGCTGGTGATCCTGGCGGTGAACGCCACCGAGCTGGTGGTCGCCCGTCGAGAGCTGGCGCGTGCGTCGGCCTGGGGCGTCGTGATCCAGGCGGTCCGTCGCGGAACCCCGCTGGAGCGGGCCGCCAGCGCCCAGGCCGACCGCTTCGGGGGGATCGTGGGGAGGGCCTTCCGGCGGTTTGCCGGCGATCTACGCGCGGGGGCCGATCCGGCCGACGCCATCGCCCGCCGCCGACGCGCCTTCCCCCGCGTCGCCCAAGGCTACGCGGCGCTGGCCAAGCAGGGAGGCCCGCTGGCGGTCGTGGCCGACGAGAGCGTGCACGACACGAGCCTGGCTAGCGGAACCAGGCACGTCGCGGCCCTGATGCACGCGGCGGCGCTCGGGCTGATCATGTTGGGAGTGCTTACGTTCGTGCTGCTGAAGATCGTCCCAGAGTTTAGCAAGATCTTCGACGAGTTCGAGATCGAGCTTCCGCAGATCACGCGGTCGCTCGTCGGCCTAGGCGACTTCGTGATCGCGACGCCGATCGGGACCGTCATCGGGGCGGCGATGCTGTTGGCCGTGCCGGTGATCCTGATCATCTGCCTCTGCTACGCGCTGGACCTGCACGTACTCAGCCCGTTGTCCGACCGCTGGTTCTATGCTCAGCGGCGCGGCCAGGCCCTGCGGTTGCTGGCGGTAGCAGTTGAGCACCGGCTGCCGCTGGACGTGGCGCTGCAGCGACTCTCTTCGGACCCGCCTTGCTTGGCGAGCGCCGTGGTGCGGCGCCGGCTTGCCAGGGCCGCGGCCCTGGTGCGTAGCGGCGACCCTTGGACCAGTGCGCTCTTCCACGCCGGCTTGATCAGCGACTCCGAGGCGCCGCTGCTCGATGCGACGCAGCGGGCCGGCAACCTGCCGTGGGGGCTGCGGATGATCGCCCAACGCCGAGAAACCGCTTCCAGCTTCCGTTCCGACCTGATCCAACAGATCGGCCTGCCCCTGGTGATTATCGCCATCGGGATGTTTATGGCGTTCTACGCGTGCGCCCTGTTCGTGCCGCTGGTGAAACTGATCGAGGGGCTTACATGA
- a CDS encoding type II secretion system F family protein yields MLDQTAAYEPQVSTESVAERIALWTEARVPLPEALDAIAEDLPPADRRALAAVAQRLRQGEGLAEAVADSGREMPRRLRRTLQAIAACAPRGADLAAALPAVVSQQATFRQRRRRLWAALAYPTLLLSGLWALIVFLAVFVAPGFQEVYDEFDLELPNMTVFALAAARQVAPITLVALLVVFALVAACRAQATARVVHWLATGLPLVGGAVVDASHLEFSALTAALLHARTPLPDALRAAASGLADRSVARATGRLAQRVEEGETLSGAMDQSLHFERGLAAQVRWGESEGDVAAALDNAAEQYSRRLDYACVFLRRTASPVMVVAFVCLVGILALAFVLPLIKLIEGLT; encoded by the coding sequence ATGCTCGACCAGACCGCTGCCTACGAACCCCAGGTCTCGACCGAATCGGTCGCCGAGCGGATCGCGTTGTGGACCGAGGCCCGTGTGCCGCTCCCCGAGGCGCTCGACGCGATCGCAGAAGACCTGCCGCCGGCCGATCGGCGGGCGCTGGCGGCGGTGGCCCAGCGGCTGCGGCAGGGCGAGGGGCTTGCCGAGGCGGTAGCGGATTCGGGCCGCGAGATGCCGCGCCGGCTGCGGCGGACGCTCCAGGCGATCGCCGCCTGCGCGCCGCGCGGCGCCGACTTGGCCGCGGCGCTTCCCGCGGTTGTGTCGCAGCAGGCGACGTTCCGGCAGCGCCGCCGCCGGCTGTGGGCGGCGCTGGCGTATCCTACGTTGTTGCTCTCCGGGCTGTGGGCGCTGATCGTCTTTCTGGCGGTGTTTGTGGCGCCCGGCTTTCAAGAGGTCTACGACGAGTTCGATCTCGAGTTGCCGAACATGACGGTGTTCGCACTCGCCGCGGCCCGTCAGGTGGCGCCCATCACGCTCGTGGCGCTGCTCGTGGTTTTCGCCTTGGTTGCGGCGTGCCGGGCGCAGGCCACGGCGCGCGTAGTTCATTGGCTAGCGACCGGGCTGCCCCTGGTAGGCGGGGCCGTCGTCGACGCCTCGCACCTGGAGTTCTCGGCGCTCACCGCTGCGCTGCTGCACGCCCGCACGCCGCTCCCCGACGCGTTGCGTGCGGCAGCCTCGGGATTGGCGGATCGCAGTGTGGCGCGGGCGACGGGCCGGCTCGCCCAACGCGTCGAGGAAGGGGAAACGCTCAGCGGCGCCATGGACCAGTCGCTGCACTTCGAGCGCGGGCTCGCGGCCCAGGTGCGGTGGGGAGAATCCGAAGGGGATGTTGCGGCCGCGCTCGACAACGCCGCAGAGCAGTACTCTCGCAGGCTCGACTACGCGTGCGTCTTCCTCCGCCGCACCGCCAGCCCGGTGATGGTGGTCGCGTTCGTGTGCCTGGTCGGCATCTTGGCGTTGGCGTTCGTGCTGCCCCTGATCAAGCTTATCGAAGGACTGACCTAG
- a CDS encoding type II secretion system F family protein yields MRPPPTLDDLHALNAELLALTRAGLPIEAALCGASGRGAELADVLGQRMTAGASLAEAVRSQGDRLPATYGAVVEAGVRSGRLPAALEDYARALARAIHLRHVVALAMVYPLILVVLAWQLLVFAGKKLIPAYGWIDPDRRYPLEFFRWEAGDGLVATLVVVLPLLVMLGAWFCWQRSGAASRTLSAKAGWLRWVPGVGRVIRLTAAANLADLLALLVTHRTPLAESLRLASDASGWPAYLAPCAQIADAIGRGEAVRDQSEALAALPSAVSMALRTPPESNLLPRMLRGAAQQYESRAAAAAEGLSVTLPMAATVAIGGTVTLAYALLMLTPYIFSLQEIAAWH; encoded by the coding sequence ATGCGTCCACCCCCAACGCTCGACGACCTGCACGCGCTCAACGCAGAGCTGCTTGCGCTCACACGGGCCGGCCTGCCGATCGAAGCGGCGCTCTGCGGCGCCAGCGGCCGGGGCGCCGAGTTGGCCGACGTGCTGGGCCAACGGATGACGGCGGGCGCGTCGCTCGCCGAGGCGGTGCGCAGCCAGGGGGACCGGTTGCCGGCGACCTACGGGGCCGTGGTCGAGGCGGGGGTCCGGTCGGGCCGGCTGCCGGCGGCGCTCGAAGACTACGCGCGTGCGCTTGCTCGCGCTATCCATTTGCGCCACGTCGTTGCGCTGGCGATGGTCTACCCGTTGATCCTGGTAGTGCTAGCGTGGCAACTGCTGGTGTTTGCTGGGAAGAAGCTGATCCCGGCGTACGGCTGGATCGATCCGGATCGCCGGTACCCGCTGGAGTTCTTCCGCTGGGAAGCGGGCGATGGGCTCGTGGCGACGCTGGTTGTTGTGCTTCCTTTGCTGGTGATGCTGGGTGCGTGGTTCTGCTGGCAGCGGTCTGGGGCGGCTAGTCGCACGCTCTCGGCCAAGGCGGGCTGGCTGCGGTGGGTCCCCGGCGTGGGACGCGTGATCCGGCTGACCGCGGCCGCGAACCTGGCCGATCTGCTGGCCCTGCTGGTGACGCACCGGACCCCGCTGGCCGAGTCGTTGCGGCTGGCGAGCGACGCCTCGGGCTGGCCGGCGTACCTGGCGCCGTGCGCTCAGATCGCCGACGCCATCGGGCGTGGCGAGGCGGTGCGCGATCAATCCGAAGCATTAGCGGCGTTGCCGTCGGCGGTTAGCATGGCGCTACGGACCCCGCCCGAGAGCAACCTGCTGCCCCGGATGCTGCGCGGCGCGGCGCAGCAGTACGAATCACGCGCCGCGGCGGCCGCCGAGGGCCTTTCGGTAACGCTCCCGATGGCGGCCACCGTAGCCATCGGCGGCACGGTGACGCTCGCGTACGCGTTGTTGATGCTGACCCCCTACATCTTCTCCCTGCAAGAGATCGCCGCCTGGCACTGA